The nucleotide window TAATTCTCAGTGAACCATTTGATATTATCGCTATTCTCCTTTTTATTGATGGTGCAAGTGCTATAAATTAGAACCCCACCCTTTTTGACATACCTAGCTGCCACACTTAAAATTTTTCTTTGTATCTTAATTAATGATTGAATATCATCTAAGTCTTTATTTAATTTAATTTCAGGCTTATTATTAATAATCCCCAACCCCGAACAAGGAGCATCCACAAGTACTTTATCAGCTTTCTCAATTAAAGTTTCATCCAAAACTGTTGCATCACCAACCTCAGCTTTTACAGAAGTTATTCCAAGGCGTTCACAATTTTCTACTATTAACTCAATTTTATGAGCATGTAAATCTTTGGAAATAATCATACATTGGTCATCAGTCCATTGGGCTATATGAGTTGCCTTACCACCAGGTGCCGAACATAAGTCCAAGATAACATCACCTTTATCAGGTGCCATTGCATAAGCGACTAACATAGAACTCTCATCCTGTACAGTAAATAAACCTTCTTCAAAGCCAGGTAGATTAGTAACACTGGATCCTTTCTTGATGTGAAAGGCTTCTTTCGTGTATTGGCCTCTATCATATTCTACACCTTTCTCATCGAATAAACTTTTCAACTGATCAGGTGTGGTTTTTAATGTATTGCATCGAAGAGTCACACCTTTTGGTTGGTTCATTTTATCAAGAAGCTCTTCCAGAGCTCTATAATCCTCTAATTCACTATACCAAATTTCTAGAAGCCAGATTGGGAATGAATATTTAATGGATAAATACTCTAAAGGTTGCTTTTGGAAATCTGGCAATTTAACTTCTTTATCGCCTCTAGCCACAGATCGGCATACCCCATTGACAAACCCTGCCAATCGTCCATATGGTGTTTTCTTGATTAATTTCACAGCTTCATTACAAGCAGCAGAATCTGGTACCTTTTCCATGAACAATATCTGATAAATAGACATACGTAAAGTTATGAGAATCAAAGGCTTCATCTTTTTAGTCTTCACCTTTGAGTAAGTATTTATGACATGATCGATGTAATAAGTATTCTGTATCGTTCCATATACAATCCTTGTTATAAAACTACGATCTTTTTCTTCTACATCATATTGATTAAAAAATCGATTAATCGTTAAATTACTGTAAGCTTCTTCATAATAGACCGCTTTTAAAATATCCACCGCTATCTTTCTAGCATTATAAAACACGTTTACAATACTCCTTTCCTGCTCTACAAAGCAAAGAGCGTTACCAAAGTAACGCCCCTCTAGTTAATCTAATCTCTATTTCCAAATAAAATAATTAACCTTATAAATGATAGGAATGTTGCTACTGCTGCTGCTACATATGTCATAGCTGCTGCAGACAACACTTTCTTGGCTTGCTCAGTTTCATCTTGAGACAAGTAATTATGGCTACTTAATATTTGAAGTGCCCTACTTGAAGCATTAAACTCAACAGGTAATGTTACCACTTGGAATAATAGTACAGCCCCAAATAAAATGACTCCAATTTGAACCAATGGTCCTGCAAACAAAAGCCCTAATAGAATAATAGGGAATGCTAACTTTGAACCTAAGTTAGCAGCAGGCAAAATAGCATTACGTATGGTTAGAAACGCATAGTTCTTTTGATGTTGAATAGCATGACCTACCTCATGGGCTGCAACACCAATAGCCGCAACTGAGCGACTGGCATAAACTGAATCGGATAGACGTAACACTTTATTTCTTGGATCATAATGGTCCGATAAGTTCCCACGAATATGTTCAATCCGTACATCAAATAAACCTGCATTATCAAGAATTTTTCTAGCAATCTCTGCACCTGTATAGCCGCTAAAACTTGTGACTTGACTATACTTAGTAAAAGTACCTTTAACTTTTGCCTGTGCAGCCAATGAAAGAACCATTCCAATTAAAATTAAAAAATATGTTGGATCATAAAACATATAAAACATATTATACATAAGTTACCACTCCTTAGACATTTACTCCTAATACAGTTGTAGTATCTACTTGATAACCCTTCAAAAATTCTTTAACAGGCATGCGTTTTCTACCTTGTAATTGAACAGTACAGATTTTAACTAAGCCATGTCCTGTTTTAACAATTAGATTATCATTTTCAATATCTACAATTTGTCCTGGTAACCCCTCAATATCTTTTTCATGAACAGCCTTAGCTCCCCAAACCTTTAGAATCTTACCATCTAAATAAGTGTAGGCACTTGGCCAAGGATTAAGACCTCTGATGAGATTAACTATCTCTTCATTACTTTTTCCCCAATGGATCAAACCATCTTTCTTTTTTAAGATTGTTGCATATGTGGATAAAGCATCATCTTGTTTCTCTCTAGGTGCTTCATTCTTCTCAATGAGTTTTAGGGTATCAATGAGCACTTTAGCACCTACAACAGACATTTTATCATGTAAACTACCTGCTGTATCTTCATCAAGGATAGCAATCTCTTCTTTTAAAATCATATCCCCTGTATCCAACCCAACATCCATGTACATAGTTGTAACACCTGTTACATGTTCACCATCAATGATAGATCTTTGAATTGGTGCTGCTCCTCTGTACTTAGGTAGCAAGGAACCATGAACATTAATACAACCATATTTAGGAATATCAAGCACTTCCCTAGGAAGAATTTGACCATAAGCTATCACAACGATAACATCAGGCTTCATCTCCTTGAGTTTTGCGATAGTCCCCTCTTCTTTTCTTAATTTTTCTGGTTGAAAAACTGGAATATTATATTTTAAAGCAACTTCCTTCACCGGTGAAGGTGTCACTTTGTTACCTCTACCTCTAGGTCGATCTGGCTGAGTTAACACAGTTACCACATCATACTCCTCAATTAAAGCCTCTAATGTAGGAACTGCAAAATCTGGAGTTCCCATAAATACAACTTTCATCTATTGTACACTCCTTTTATACTTTCCATCGGTCAGATGATTCATTATGCTCTAATCGTTTACATAATCAATCACTTTATCAGTAAATAATACGCCGTTTAGATGATCGATCTCATGACAAAACGCTCTAGCCAATAGTCCTTTACCTGTCATCTTTTGTTCATTGCCTTCACGGTCAGTAAACTTGACTGTAACTTTAGCAGGTCTATTGACAGTACCAGATACACCTGGGATGCTCAAACACCCTTCAATTTCACATTGCTCACCATTTTCAGATGCTATTTCAGGATTAATCATAATAATTGGACCTTCGCCAATA belongs to Vallitalea okinawensis and includes:
- the rsmB gene encoding 16S rRNA (cytosine(967)-C(5))-methyltransferase RsmB, with the protein product MFYNARKIAVDILKAVYYEEAYSNLTINRFFNQYDVEEKDRSFITRIVYGTIQNTYYIDHVINTYSKVKTKKMKPLILITLRMSIYQILFMEKVPDSAACNEAVKLIKKTPYGRLAGFVNGVCRSVARGDKEVKLPDFQKQPLEYLSIKYSFPIWLLEIWYSELEDYRALEELLDKMNQPKGVTLRCNTLKTTPDQLKSLFDEKGVEYDRGQYTKEAFHIKKGSSVTNLPGFEEGLFTVQDESSMLVAYAMAPDKGDVILDLCSAPGGKATHIAQWTDDQCMIISKDLHAHKIELIVENCERLGITSVKAEVGDATVLDETLIEKADKVLVDAPCSGLGIINNKPEIKLNKDLDDIQSLIKIQRKILSVAARYVKKGGVLIYSTCTINKKENSDNIKWFTENYPYECMSLKKHLPESLDCDTIDNGYVQLLPQEHGTDGFFIAKMIRKD
- a CDS encoding zinc metallopeptidase; translation: MFYMFYDPTYFLILIGMVLSLAAQAKVKGTFTKYSQVTSFSGYTGAEIARKILDNAGLFDVRIEHIRGNLSDHYDPRNKVLRLSDSVYASRSVAAIGVAAHEVGHAIQHQKNYAFLTIRNAILPAANLGSKLAFPIILLGLLFAGPLVQIGVILFGAVLLFQVVTLPVEFNASSRALQILSSHNYLSQDETEQAKKVLSAAAMTYVAAAVATFLSFIRLIILFGNRD
- the fmt gene encoding methionyl-tRNA formyltransferase — translated: MKVVFMGTPDFAVPTLEALIEEYDVVTVLTQPDRPRGRGNKVTPSPVKEVALKYNIPVFQPEKLRKEEGTIAKLKEMKPDVIVVIAYGQILPREVLDIPKYGCINVHGSLLPKYRGAAPIQRSIIDGEHVTGVTTMYMDVGLDTGDMILKEEIAILDEDTAGSLHDKMSVVGAKVLIDTLKLIEKNEAPREKQDDALSTYATILKKKDGLIHWGKSNEEIVNLIRGLNPWPSAYTYLDGKILKVWGAKAVHEKDIEGLPGQIVDIENDNLIVKTGHGLVKICTVQLQGRKRMPVKEFLKGYQVDTTTVLGVNV
- the def gene encoding peptide deformylase; translated protein: MALRQIRKDNDDILSKKSKVVTEINEKIQILIDDMLDTMYEADGVGLAAPQIGILKRIIVIDIGEGPIIMINPEIASENGEQCEIEGCLSIPGVSGTVNRPAKVTVKFTDREGNEQKMTGKGLLARAFCHEIDHLNGVLFTDKVIDYVND